The proteins below are encoded in one region of Cololabis saira isolate AMF1-May2022 chromosome 13, fColSai1.1, whole genome shotgun sequence:
- the cdc34a gene encoding cell division cycle 34 homolog (S. cerevisiae) a: MAQHGHHVASSQKALMLEMKSLQDEPVEGFKITLVDESDMYNWEVAIFGPPNTHYEGGYFKARIKFPVDYPYSPPAFRFLTKMWHPNIYENGDVCISILHPPVDDPQSGELPSERWNPTQNVRTILLSVISLLNEPNTFSPANVDASVMYRKWRDSKGKDREYIEIIRKQVLATKAEADRDGVKVPVTLDEYCVRTQVPPTDDGSNLLYDDYYDDEELDEDDEDENEDCCYDEDDSGTEDS; encoded by the exons ATGGCTCAGCATGGACATCATGTAGCCAGCTCACAGAAAGCACTGATGCTGGAGATGAAGAGTCTCCAGGACGAGCCGGTGGAAGGGTTCAAGATAACTTTGGTGGACGAGTCGGACATGTACAACTGGGAAGTGGCGATCTTCGGACCGCCGAACACGCACTACGAGGGGGGGTATTTTAAG GCTCGGATCAAGTTTCCTGTCGACTATCCGTATTCTCCACCTGCTTTCCGCTTCCTCACCAAAATGTGGCACCCCAACATTTATGAG AACGGGGATGTGTGTATCTCGATTCTCCATCCACCAGTGGATGACCCACAGAGCGGCGAGCTGCCTTCAGAGAGGTGGAACCCCACACAGAATGTTAG GACCATCCTGCTTAGTGTCATCTCCCTGCTCAACGAGCCCAACACATTTTCTCCAGCCAATGTAGACGCGTCCGTCATGTACCGCAAGTGGAGGGACAGCAAAGGCAAGGACAGGGAATACATCGAGATCATCAG GAAGCAGGTGCTGGCTACCAAAGCTGAAGCAGACCGCGACGGAGTCAAAGTTCCTGTCACGTTAGACGAGTACTGTGTTCGCACCCAAGTCCCACCCACAGACGACGGCTCCAACCTCTTATACGACGACTACTATGACGACGAGGAGCTGGACGAGGACGACGAGGACGAGAATGAAGACTGTTGCTATGATGAGGATGACTCTGGCACCGAGGACTCATGA